One region of Triticum aestivum cultivar Chinese Spring chromosome 6B, IWGSC CS RefSeq v2.1, whole genome shotgun sequence genomic DNA includes:
- the LOC123135001 gene encoding F-box protein PP2-B1-like, whose amino-acid sequence MRLDRATSAKCYMLSARALNISRGGTRACWEWIDLCYDEIQGNKSFREAAQLRGVWSLEIRGKIHSRMLCRNSMYAAYMLFKLAHGFTMMDFPFQEASISYGGTTSKRQVCLQAYMEDGDDGVPHKHILKSSWESRLPHSYSPCLVRLWISKSSCEKSAVEKQLWKI is encoded by the exons ATGCGGCTGGACAGGGCTACCAGCGCCAAGTGCTACATGCTATCGGCAAGGGCGCTCAATATTTCGAGGGGCGGGACCCGAGCATGCTGGGAATGGATCGACCTCTGTTATGATGAGATCCAAGGAAACAAGAG CTTCCGTGAAGCAGCTCAACTTCGGGGAGTTTGGTCGTTGGAAATCCGTGGCAAAATACATAGCAGAATGCTCTGCCGGAACTCCATGTATGCTGCTTACATGCTGTTCAAGCTAGCCCATGGGTTCACCATGATGGATTTCCCGTTTCAAGAGGCATCCATCAGCTATGGAGGCACTACTTCAAAACGGCAAGTTTGCCTCCAAGCCTACATGGAGGATGGGGATGACGGCGTACCTCACAAACATATCTTGAAGTCAAGTTGGGAAAGCCGTCTGCCCCATAGCTATTcgccctgtttggttcggctgtggatttctaaaagcagctgtgaaaaatctgctgtggaaaaacagctgtggaaaatctga